Proteins from a single region of Chryseobacterium scophthalmum:
- the hisS gene encoding histidine--tRNA ligase has translation MKPSLAKGTRDFTSLEVSRRKYIINILQKNFELFGFQPLETPSFENLSTLTGKYGEEGDRLIFKILNSSINEAKEDKKTQMLTDFQKALDKPFSAESLTDKALRYDLTVPFARFVAMNHGKLTFPYKRYQIQPVWRADRPQKGRFREFYQCDADVVGSESLWQEVDLVQLYLKSFAQLKVSVTIHVNNRKILSGLAEYAGITDKLIDFTVALDKLDKIGKDGVVKELLERNISQESIDKLDFLFNQSNDALENLLQLKEKFAGNEVGLKGVEELEFVITQSLNLGVDIQNLVFDITLARGLDYYTGAIFEVKADEAQMGSIGGGGRYDNLTEVFGVKNVPGIGISFGLDRIYLVMEELNLFPEEATSNVEYLFANFGGEETSEALKLIIQLREKGISAELYPESAKINKQFTYAEKKGIKNLVFLGEEELKNNTVTFKNLEAGEQKTVSLEEFLNS, from the coding sequence ATGAAGCCAAGCTTAGCAAAAGGAACGAGAGATTTTACATCGCTGGAAGTTTCAAGAAGAAAATACATCATCAATATATTACAGAAGAATTTCGAATTATTTGGATTTCAACCTTTAGAAACACCAAGTTTTGAAAATCTTTCAACATTGACAGGAAAATACGGAGAAGAAGGAGACCGTTTGATCTTTAAAATTTTAAATTCAAGCATTAACGAAGCTAAAGAGGATAAGAAAACTCAAATGTTGACTGATTTTCAGAAAGCTTTAGACAAACCTTTCAGTGCAGAAAGTCTTACAGATAAAGCGCTTCGTTATGACTTAACAGTACCTTTCGCAAGATTTGTAGCGATGAATCACGGGAAATTGACATTTCCTTACAAACGTTACCAAATTCAGCCGGTTTGGAGAGCAGACCGTCCGCAAAAAGGAAGATTCAGAGAGTTTTATCAGTGTGATGCCGATGTTGTAGGAAGCGAAAGTCTTTGGCAGGAAGTTGATCTGGTTCAATTGTATTTAAAATCTTTTGCTCAGTTAAAAGTTTCAGTAACCATTCATGTCAACAACCGAAAGATTCTTTCAGGTTTGGCAGAATATGCCGGAATTACAGATAAACTAATTGATTTCACAGTTGCTTTAGATAAGTTAGACAAGATCGGAAAGGATGGAGTAGTGAAGGAGCTTTTGGAAAGAAATATTTCTCAGGAATCGATCGATAAATTAGATTTCCTTTTCAATCAGTCGAATGATGCTTTAGAAAATCTTCTTCAGTTGAAAGAAAAATTTGCTGGAAATGAAGTAGGTTTGAAAGGTGTTGAAGAACTTGAATTTGTGATTACGCAATCTCTAAATTTGGGTGTAGATATTCAGAATCTTGTTTTTGATATTACTTTGGCGCGTGGTTTAGATTATTACACCGGTGCAATTTTTGAAGTGAAAGCAGATGAAGCGCAAATGGGTTCTATCGGTGGTGGTGGAAGATATGATAACCTAACCGAAGTTTTTGGGGTGAAAAATGTTCCCGGAATCGGAATTTCTTTTGGCTTAGACCGAATTTATCTGGTAATGGAAGAGCTTAATCTTTTCCCAGAAGAAGCTACATCAAATGTAGAATATCTATTTGCCAACTTTGGTGGAGAAGAAACTTCAGAAGCTTTAAAATTAATCATCCAATTAAGAGAAAAAGGAATTTCTGCAGAGCTGTATCCTGAAAGCGCAAAAATCAATAAGCAGTTTACTTACGCTGAAAAGAAAGGAATTAAAAACCTTGTTTTCTTAGGTGAAGAAGAGCTGAAAAACAATACGGTTACTTTTAAAAACTTAGAAGCAGGAGAACAGAAAACGGTTTCTTTGGAAGAGTTTCTTAATTCTTAA
- a CDS encoding HPP family protein, protein MKKTFKRTLRVSKYVIYKETLVDYKEHFWSFLGAFFGIGLIALLQSQYLFKQENIFLIGSFGASCVLIYGAIQSPLAQPRNLVGGHVISALIGVTVFKIVPDIIWLSAPLAVAFSIVAMQYTKTLHPPGGATALIAVSSTGKIPELGYWYVLSPVLSGCLILLLVALVFNNMTKHRSYPNSTKWKRLLHKRHKHNLKN, encoded by the coding sequence GTGAAAAAAACTTTCAAAAGAACGCTCAGAGTTTCAAAATATGTCATTTATAAAGAAACACTTGTTGATTATAAAGAACATTTTTGGTCTTTTCTGGGTGCGTTTTTCGGAATTGGATTGATCGCTCTACTGCAGTCTCAATATCTATTCAAACAAGAGAATATTTTTTTAATCGGTTCATTCGGAGCCTCTTGTGTATTAATTTACGGAGCCATTCAAAGTCCACTCGCTCAGCCTAGAAATCTTGTTGGCGGACATGTAATTTCAGCATTAATCGGAGTTACCGTTTTTAAAATTGTTCCTGATATTATTTGGCTTTCTGCACCACTCGCTGTTGCTTTTTCAATTGTTGCCATGCAATATACAAAAACGCTTCATCCACCCGGTGGAGCAACGGCGTTAATTGCAGTAAGCTCAACGGGTAAAATTCCTGAACTGGGATATTGGTATGTACTTTCTCCGGTTCTTTCGGGTTGCTTAATTTTACTTTTGGTGGCTTTGGTTTTTAATAATATGACTAAACACAGAAGTTATCCCAACAGTACAAAATGGAAGCGACTTTTACATAAAAGACACAAACACAATTTGAAAAATTAA
- a CDS encoding DUF1835 domain-containing protein → MNTFHILNGDCLAEKFPKNLEGEIIIWREALIDGPVSDNNFFENRKKFITENYDSESDYDELVVKEFQKIQNIPEDSDVFFWFEDDLFCQVNFWFLISSLNLNKKKIFRVFPKNKEKGFAESDENDLLELFDSAKEINDTERKLISNLWADFQQNNLSKGSSSEIVRNLEELITANENRFNRTLENQIKDIQKNAETFEEVFKIFNQKYPIYGFGDLQLKRYIDQFLDYS, encoded by the coding sequence ATGAATACTTTTCACATTCTGAATGGCGATTGTTTAGCCGAAAAATTTCCAAAAAATTTGGAAGGTGAAATTATTATCTGGAGAGAAGCTTTAATTGATGGACCTGTTTCGGACAATAATTTCTTTGAAAATCGTAAAAAATTTATCACAGAAAATTACGATTCAGAAAGCGACTATGATGAATTGGTCGTAAAAGAATTTCAGAAAATACAAAATATTCCAGAGGATTCTGATGTGTTTTTCTGGTTTGAAGACGATTTGTTTTGTCAGGTGAATTTTTGGTTTTTAATTTCGAGTTTGAATTTAAATAAGAAAAAGATTTTTAGAGTTTTCCCGAAAAATAAAGAAAAAGGATTTGCGGAAAGTGATGAAAACGATTTACTGGAACTATTTGATTCGGCAAAAGAAATTAATGATACCGAAAGAAAATTAATTTCAAATCTTTGGGCAGATTTCCAACAGAATAATTTATCGAAAGGGAGCTCATCTGAAATTGTAAGAAACCTTGAAGAACTGATTACTGCTAATGAAAATAGGTTTAACAGAACTTTGGAAAATCAAATAAAAGATATTCAAAAGAATGCAGAAACTTTTGAAGAAGTTTTCAAAATCTTTAATCAAAAATATCCGATTTATGGTTTTGGAGACTTGCAGTTAAAGAGATATATTGATCAGTTTCTAGATTATTCTTAA
- a CDS encoding Lrp/AsnC family transcriptional regulator, which produces MERLDEKDLQLLRILQKNAKLTVKELAKEVNLSASPVFERMKRLEQEGYIKHYAAVLEAEKLNRGFTVFCQIKLKIHDRSVGNQFVEDILQIDEVAECYNISGDFDFLLKVQVRDMKHYQDFVFNKLGSVDSIGSTHSTFVMAEVKNIYGVSI; this is translated from the coding sequence GTGGAAAGACTCGACGAAAAGGATTTACAACTATTAAGAATCCTCCAAAAAAATGCAAAACTGACCGTAAAAGAGTTAGCTAAAGAAGTAAATCTTTCAGCATCACCTGTTTTTGAACGGATGAAAAGACTGGAACAGGAAGGGTATATTAAACATTATGCAGCTGTTTTGGAAGCTGAAAAACTCAATCGTGGATTTACTGTTTTTTGCCAAATTAAACTCAAAATTCATGATCGTTCTGTAGGAAACCAATTTGTGGAAGATATTCTGCAGATCGATGAAGTGGCAGAATGTTATAATATTTCAGGCGATTTTGATTTCTTACTGAAGGTTCAGGTAAGAGATATGAAACATTATCAGGATTTTGTGTTTAATAAACTAGGAAGCGTAGATTCTATCGGAAGTACACACAGTACTTTTGTGATGGCGGAAGTGAAGAATATTTATGGGGTGAGTATTTAA
- a CDS encoding acyl-CoA dehydrogenase family protein, giving the protein MFTPKEIREKMHGASEVPQSIMAQIHHERLLQIWVPKRYGGLGLRLKEGLQLLFDWSKIDGSLGWMLTLCSGANFFSRNLNPNIAKELFSNSKTCFGGSGMIGGTAEKQTDGTFLINGLWHFATGAPHLSHFTLNAKLTENGNPLLDESGNELIRSFVISKNLVEIIPNWKSMGMKATGTYSFKVDNVKVSEDYSFIYDEFFTDDALDKIPFRIFADLTLLVNYLGMASHFSEEAIKIRPHLDLKFFDKKIEDAMVKVIEFANEIEGLLNMSETITQEKQSEIHDYSSDLVESLSQQILQIYIQLGIKASHTDSTVYQVFCDYFTATQHSNFRREFKN; this is encoded by the coding sequence ATGTTTACACCTAAAGAAATAAGAGAAAAAATGCATGGAGCTTCTGAAGTCCCACAGTCAATCATGGCTCAGATCCATCATGAAAGATTGCTTCAGATTTGGGTCCCGAAAAGGTATGGCGGATTGGGATTACGATTAAAGGAAGGCTTGCAACTACTTTTTGATTGGTCAAAAATAGACGGGAGTTTAGGCTGGATGTTAACCTTATGTTCGGGTGCTAATTTTTTCTCAAGAAATTTAAACCCCAATATAGCTAAAGAGCTTTTTTCCAATTCAAAAACCTGTTTTGGCGGAAGCGGAATGATTGGCGGAACAGCTGAAAAACAAACCGACGGAACTTTTTTGATTAACGGACTTTGGCATTTTGCAACGGGCGCTCCCCATTTAAGTCATTTTACCTTAAACGCAAAACTAACCGAAAACGGAAATCCTTTGCTTGATGAATCAGGAAATGAACTCATCAGATCTTTTGTTATTTCTAAAAATCTGGTTGAAATAATTCCGAACTGGAAATCGATGGGAATGAAAGCAACCGGAACTTATTCTTTTAAAGTTGATAATGTAAAAGTTTCTGAAGATTACAGTTTTATTTATGATGAGTTTTTTACGGATGATGCTTTAGATAAAATTCCGTTTAGGATTTTTGCAGATTTGACATTGTTGGTTAATTATCTTGGAATGGCTTCTCATTTTTCAGAAGAAGCGATTAAAATCCGCCCTCATCTTGATTTAAAGTTTTTCGATAAAAAAATAGAAGATGCGATGGTAAAAGTGATTGAATTTGCCAATGAAATTGAAGGATTATTAAACATGTCTGAAACGATAACTCAGGAAAAACAATCAGAAATTCACGATTATTCTTCAGATTTGGTTGAAAGTTTATCACAACAGATTTTGCAGATCTACATTCAGTTAGGAATTAAAGCGAGTCATACCGATTCTACAGTTTATCAAGTTTTCTGTGATTATTTTACGGCGACGCAGCATTCTAATTTTAGGAGAGAGTTTAAGAATTAG
- the nudK gene encoding GDP-mannose pyrophosphatase NudK — MQETNVSIEKTEILSDNWYTLKKVTFNIKKENGHTETQSREAYDRGNGAVILLYNTHTKNVILTRQFRLPTYINGNPDGMLIEACAGLLDNDNPEDCIKRETEEETGYKISKVEKIFEAYMSPGSVTEILHFFIAEYSDDMKINEGGGLEEEGENIEVLQLQFDETLSMIDNGEIKDAKTIILLQHLRLKNIL; from the coding sequence ATGCAAGAGACGAATGTAAGTATCGAGAAAACAGAGATTTTATCTGATAACTGGTACACTTTAAAAAAAGTAACCTTCAATATAAAAAAAGAAAATGGACACACCGAAACCCAAAGCCGGGAAGCTTATGACAGAGGAAACGGGGCCGTTATATTACTGTACAACACGCATACTAAAAATGTAATTTTAACGAGACAGTTCCGCCTTCCGACGTACATCAACGGAAATCCGGACGGAATGTTGATTGAAGCTTGTGCTGGACTTTTAGACAACGATAATCCCGAAGACTGCATTAAAAGAGAAACTGAAGAAGAGACCGGTTATAAAATTTCGAAAGTCGAAAAAATATTCGAAGCTTATATGTCGCCTGGATCTGTTACCGAAATTCTGCATTTTTTTATCGCCGAATATTCTGATGATATGAAAATAAACGAAGGTGGCGGATTGGAAGAAGAAGGTGAAAACATCGAAGTTTTACAGCTTCAGTTTGATGAAACCCTTTCTATGATTGATAATGGTGAAATAAAAGATGCCAAAACCATTATACTTTTGCAACATCTTCGTCTTAAAAATATTCTTTAA
- the metE gene encoding 5-methyltetrahydropteroyltriglutamate--homocysteine S-methyltransferase: protein MQTHLLGYPRIGSNRELKKACEQYWSGKIVLDELLEAGKTITQNNWKLQQEAEIDLIPCNDFSYYDQVLDMTLTVGAIPERYQEIAFKKSEIDLYFAMARGFQKDGLDITAMEMTKWFDTNYHYIVPEFQKDQEFKLFSNKIIKEFISAKQAGINAKPVIIGLLTYLLLGKEKEESFDKLDLAQNLLPVYIQILKELENHGAEYIQFDEPFLALDLTEKAKETYQFIYAEIRKQFPKLKFIVATYFEGLKDNLALATSLPIDVLHVDLVRCPEQLDEVLSTIPETLSLSLGIVDGRNIWKNDFSQSLNFIKKAVEKIGSERIFIAPSCSLLHSPFDLDSEKNEDILSPEIKQWLAFAKQKVYEIVHLKKLASGNPDYNALQTLAENKKAIENRKISTLIHNQDVKNRVDVTTEEDAQRNSPFTIRKETQQEVLQLPLFPTTTIGSFPQTKEVRNWRSKFKKGELNAEQYDTLLKQETERTIRWQEEIGIDVLVHGEFERNDMVEYFGEQLAGFAFTQNGWVQSYGSRCVKPPVIFGDVHRPNPMTVYWSEYAQSLTKKWVKGMLTGPVTILQWSFVRDDQPRSTTCKQIALAIRDEVNDLEKAGIRIIQIDEPAIREGLPLRKSDWQNYLKWAVEAFRISASGVEDATQIHTHMCYSEFNDIIQNIADMDADVITIECSRSQMELLNAFADFKYPNEIGPGVYDIHSPRVPSKEEMVELLKKAQSVIPAQQLWVNPDCGLKTRHWDETEKALIAMVEASREMNEEFALETL, encoded by the coding sequence ATGCAAACACACCTTCTTGGCTATCCGCGAATTGGTAGCAACAGAGAACTCAAAAAAGCCTGCGAGCAATATTGGTCAGGCAAAATTGTTTTAGACGAATTATTAGAAGCCGGAAAAACCATCACTCAAAACAACTGGAAACTGCAGCAGGAAGCAGAAATCGATCTTATTCCTTGCAACGATTTTTCGTATTACGATCAGGTTTTGGATATGACCTTAACGGTTGGAGCAATCCCGGAACGTTATCAGGAAATTGCTTTCAAAAAATCTGAAATCGATCTTTATTTTGCGATGGCAAGAGGATTTCAGAAAGATGGATTGGATATCACCGCGATGGAAATGACGAAATGGTTTGATACCAATTACCACTACATCGTTCCTGAATTTCAGAAAGATCAGGAGTTTAAATTATTCTCCAATAAGATCATCAAAGAATTCATCAGCGCAAAACAGGCGGGAATTAATGCAAAACCTGTGATTATCGGTTTGTTGACCTATTTATTACTAGGAAAAGAGAAAGAAGAAAGTTTTGACAAATTGGATTTAGCTCAAAACTTGCTTCCGGTTTATATTCAGATTTTAAAAGAACTTGAAAATCACGGTGCGGAATATATTCAGTTTGATGAGCCGTTTTTAGCTTTAGATTTAACTGAAAAAGCGAAAGAAACCTATCAGTTTATTTATGCTGAGATCAGAAAGCAATTCCCGAAATTAAAGTTTATTGTTGCAACTTATTTTGAAGGATTAAAAGACAACCTGGCGTTGGCTACTTCCCTTCCGATCGATGTTTTGCATGTTGATTTGGTTCGTTGTCCTGAACAATTGGATGAAGTTTTAAGTACAATTCCTGAAACATTAAGTCTTTCTTTAGGAATTGTCGACGGAAGAAATATCTGGAAAAATGATTTCAGCCAGTCTTTAAATTTTATTAAAAAAGCCGTTGAAAAAATTGGTTCGGAAAGAATTTTCATTGCTCCGTCTTGTTCATTACTCCACTCTCCTTTCGACCTTGATTCTGAGAAAAACGAAGACATTTTATCTCCTGAGATCAAGCAATGGCTGGCTTTTGCCAAACAAAAAGTCTATGAAATCGTTCATTTAAAAAAATTAGCTTCAGGAAATCCGGATTACAATGCTTTACAGACTTTAGCTGAAAATAAAAAGGCGATTGAAAACCGTAAAATATCCACATTAATTCACAATCAGGATGTGAAAAACCGTGTTGATGTAACAACAGAAGAAGATGCACAAAGAAATTCGCCATTTACTATAAGAAAAGAAACGCAGCAAGAAGTGTTGCAACTTCCTTTGTTTCCGACAACAACAATTGGTTCATTTCCGCAGACGAAAGAAGTGAGAAACTGGCGTTCAAAATTCAAAAAAGGGGAATTGAATGCTGAACAATACGATACTTTATTGAAACAAGAAACCGAAAGAACGATCCGTTGGCAGGAAGAAATCGGGATCGATGTGTTGGTTCACGGAGAATTTGAGCGAAACGATATGGTGGAATATTTTGGCGAACAGTTGGCTGGATTTGCGTTTACACAAAACGGTTGGGTTCAAAGCTACGGAAGCCGTTGCGTGAAACCTCCGGTAATTTTTGGAGATGTTCACAGACCAAATCCGATGACGGTTTATTGGTCAGAATATGCACAGTCTTTAACTAAAAAATGGGTAAAAGGAATGTTGACTGGTCCTGTAACGATTCTTCAATGGTCTTTCGTTCGTGACGACCAACCTCGTTCAACGACTTGTAAACAAATTGCTTTGGCGATCCGTGATGAGGTAAATGATTTGGAAAAAGCGGGAATCAGAATTATACAGATTGATGAACCAGCAATTCGTGAAGGACTCCCGTTGAGAAAATCTGACTGGCAAAACTATTTGAAATGGGCAGTTGAAGCCTTTAGAATTTCGGCAAGCGGTGTGGAAGATGCAACGCAAATTCATACACACATGTGTTATTCTGAGTTTAATGACATCATTCAAAATATCGCCGATATGGATGCTGATGTAATCACAATTGAATGCTCCAGAAGTCAGATGGAATTGTTGAATGCTTTTGCTGATTTCAAATATCCGAATGAAATTGGACCGGGAGTTTATGATATTCACTCACCGAGAGTTCCGTCCAAAGAGGAAATGGTAGAATTGCTTAAAAAAGCACAATCTGTGATTCCTGCACAGCAACTTTGGGTAAATCCTGATTGTGGTTTGAAAACCCGTCATTGGGATGAAACGGAAAAGGCGCTGATTGCCATGGTGGAGGCTTCGAGGGAGATGAATGAGGAGTTTGCTTTGGAGACGCTTTAA
- a CDS encoding TIGR01777 family oxidoreductase, protein MKEIVLITGASGAIARVLSKKLENQYSIRFLTRKKEAENEFEWDLENQIVDENAFENVSHIIHLAGANISEKRWTEDRKKELISSRVDSAKLILNTLKKKNLKLKSFISASGINFYGTKTTDKIFTENDAPGNDFLSEVVIVWEKAADEFKEQNIAERVVKIRTAVVLSKNEGALAKMMTPIQFGIGSPLGSGKQYMPWIHIDDICRMYEFALKNLEIEGSYNVSAPQHTTNENLTKLIANVLNKPLFMPNVPSFILKLIFGELADALLEGFRASSEKIEKAGFEFQFPDLKMALEDLLKK, encoded by the coding sequence ATGAAAGAAATTGTATTAATCACCGGTGCAAGCGGAGCCATTGCAAGAGTGCTTTCAAAAAAACTGGAAAACCAATATTCCATACGGTTTTTAACCCGCAAGAAAGAAGCTGAAAACGAATTTGAATGGGATCTTGAAAACCAGATTGTTGACGAAAATGCTTTTGAAAACGTAAGCCATATCATTCATCTTGCAGGAGCCAATATTTCTGAAAAACGCTGGACAGAAGACCGAAAAAAAGAATTGATTTCGAGTCGTGTAGATTCTGCAAAATTGATTTTAAATACACTTAAAAAGAAAAATTTAAAGCTAAAATCTTTTATTTCAGCTTCTGGAATTAATTTTTACGGAACAAAAACTACAGATAAAATTTTCACTGAAAACGATGCTCCCGGAAATGACTTTCTAAGTGAAGTTGTCATAGTTTGGGAAAAAGCTGCTGATGAATTTAAAGAGCAAAATATCGCAGAACGAGTGGTAAAAATAAGAACAGCTGTTGTTCTTTCTAAAAATGAAGGCGCTTTGGCAAAAATGATGACTCCGATACAATTCGGAATTGGATCGCCACTTGGAAGCGGAAAACAATATATGCCGTGGATCCATATTGATGATATTTGCAGGATGTATGAGTTTGCTTTAAAAAATCTTGAAATTGAAGGTTCTTACAATGTTTCAGCGCCACAACATACAACAAATGAAAATTTGACGAAATTAATTGCGAATGTTTTAAACAAGCCTTTGTTCATGCCGAATGTTCCATCATTTATTTTGAAATTGATATTTGGTGAATTGGCAGACGCTTTGCTGGAAGGTTTTAGAGCTTCATCAGAGAAAATAGAGAAGGCAGGTTTTGAATTTCAATTTCCTGATTTGAAAATGGCTTTGGAAGATTTGCTGAAGAAGTAA
- a CDS encoding HRDC domain-containing protein, producing the protein MKIKVLKIRIADEFLREDQKVIDQFLEDHDIIKTETAFVHDEQFWSVVLYFNDVESAINKTSVKDSKAVKYFAEDEALNNDEIKILDALKLWRSEKAKEQNLPTYFIATNKELVSVAKYKPAKKEELLDIKGFGKHKIENYGEEILEILESV; encoded by the coding sequence ATGAAAATAAAAGTTTTAAAAATCAGAATAGCAGATGAATTTCTGCGTGAAGACCAGAAAGTAATTGATCAGTTTCTTGAAGATCATGATATTATTAAAACTGAAACGGCATTTGTGCACGACGAACAGTTTTGGTCGGTGGTATTGTATTTTAATGATGTAGAATCTGCCATTAATAAAACGAGTGTAAAAGATTCTAAAGCTGTAAAATATTTTGCCGAAGACGAAGCTCTGAACAATGATGAAATTAAAATTCTGGATGCACTGAAATTGTGGCGTTCCGAGAAAGCAAAAGAGCAAAATCTTCCGACCTATTTTATTGCAACCAATAAAGAACTCGTGTCTGTTGCTAAATATAAACCTGCAAAAAAAGAAGAGTTGCTCGATATCAAAGGCTTCGGCAAACATAAGATTGAAAACTACGGCGAAGAGATTTTAGAAATCTTAGAAAGCGTGTAA
- a CDS encoding single-stranded DNA-binding protein: protein MSLRNKVTLIGFTGKEVETVNFENGGMKISVSLATNDHYTNAKGEKVEETQWHNLVAFGKTAEIFQKYVPKGKEIAIEGKLTYRSYDDKDGVKRYITEIRVDELLLLGSK from the coding sequence ATGTCACTAAGAAACAAAGTAACCTTAATCGGTTTCACAGGAAAAGAAGTTGAAACAGTAAACTTCGAAAACGGAGGAATGAAAATTTCAGTTTCATTGGCTACAAACGATCATTACACCAATGCAAAAGGTGAGAAAGTAGAAGAAACACAATGGCACAATTTGGTTGCTTTTGGGAAAACGGCTGAGATTTTTCAGAAATATGTTCCAAAGGGAAAAGAGATTGCCATTGAAGGGAAATTAACGTACAGATCGTACGATGATAAAGATGGTGTGAAAAGATATATTACCGAAATCAGAGTAGATGAACTTCTGCTTTTAGGAAGTAAATAA
- a CDS encoding DUF2116 family Zn-ribbon domain-containing protein, with amino-acid sequence MECIECGEKIIGRSDKKFCNDACRNAYNNKQNKDSSNLMRNVNNKLRKNYRILNEINIDGKTKIPKSKLDGLGFDFNYFTNIKVYKNGSEYKFIYDHGYKILEEDYVLIVKN; translated from the coding sequence ATGGAATGTATAGAATGCGGCGAAAAAATCATTGGAAGATCTGATAAAAAATTCTGTAATGATGCCTGTAGAAATGCTTACAACAATAAGCAAAATAAAGATTCGAGCAACCTGATGCGGAATGTAAACAATAAACTCCGTAAAAACTACCGCATTCTGAATGAAATAAATATCGACGGAAAAACCAAAATTCCAAAATCTAAACTCGATGGCTTAGGTTTTGATTTTAATTATTTCACCAATATAAAAGTGTATAAAAACGGTTCGGAATACAAGTTTATTTACGATCACGGCTATAAAATTCTTGAAGAAGATTACGTTCTCATTGTAAAAAATTAA
- the pnuC gene encoding nicotinamide riboside transporter PnuC, whose product MMQDILQQITLPEWFGVFFSVFQVLLARKNNSNNYLFGVAGILLTLYVMIQSKLYAEFTLNLYYLVMSIYGWLYWKFGKRKSETSISETTNNEKLITAGIVIGTFSIFYFFLTNFTDSDVPILDSLVSAFAWAGMWLMARRKIENWILLNISNIIAIPLLIHKDLYLYAVLTAFLFIVAISGYLEWRKIIKTKSVVV is encoded by the coding sequence TTGATGCAGGACATTTTACAACAGATCACCTTACCAGAATGGTTTGGGGTTTTCTTTTCAGTATTTCAGGTTTTATTGGCAAGAAAAAACAATTCCAATAATTATCTTTTCGGTGTTGCCGGAATTTTATTAACGCTTTACGTGATGATTCAGTCTAAACTCTACGCAGAGTTTACGCTTAATCTTTACTATCTGGTAATGAGCATTTACGGATGGTTGTACTGGAAATTTGGAAAGAGAAAGTCTGAAACATCAATTTCTGAAACGACCAATAATGAAAAATTAATTACCGCAGGAATTGTGATTGGAACCTTTAGTATTTTCTATTTTTTCCTGACAAATTTTACCGATTCTGATGTTCCGATTTTGGATTCTTTAGTCAGTGCTTTTGCATGGGCTGGAATGTGGTTGATGGCTCGTAGAAAAATTGAAAACTGGATTTTACTCAACATCAGCAACATTATCGCAATTCCGTTATTGATTCATAAAGACCTTTATTTGTATGCGGTTTTGACGGCTTTCTTATTTATTGTCGCAATTTCTGGTTATCTGGAATGGAGGAAAATTATTAAAACTAAATCGGTTGTTGTTTAA
- a CDS encoding thermonuclease family protein — translation MIYKTFLLFLFPIIIFSQNKSYKVIGVKDGDTVEILMDGKPQVVRLSHIDCPEKKQPFGNNAKQFASDLCFGKKVKLSTGWKKDRNKRLLAEIILSNGKNLNKELVKNGFAWHYKKYSKDNSYDDLEKQARKLKLGLWNDKIPTAPWEWRKSRKKSSQHSISSTFKVK, via the coding sequence ATGATTTATAAAACTTTTCTTCTCTTTCTCTTTCCAATTATTATATTTTCGCAAAATAAATCTTACAAAGTAATCGGGGTAAAAGACGGTGATACTGTAGAAATATTAATGGATGGAAAACCGCAAGTCGTGAGGCTTTCCCACATTGATTGTCCGGAAAAAAAACAGCCGTTCGGAAACAATGCAAAACAGTTTGCATCTGATTTATGCTTTGGAAAAAAAGTTAAACTTTCTACTGGCTGGAAAAAAGATCGCAATAAAAGATTGCTTGCCGAGATCATATTATCGAACGGGAAAAATCTTAATAAAGAACTAGTGAAAAATGGTTTTGCTTGGCATTACAAAAAATATTCTAAAGACAACAGTTATGATGATCTGGAAAAGCAGGCAAGAAAACTGAAATTAGGATTATGGAATGACAAAATTCCTACAGCGCCTTGGGAATGGAGAAAATCACGAAAAAAATCCTCCCAACATTCCATATCTTCTACTTTTAAAGTTAAATAA